The Clostridium aceticum genomic interval CATTAAGGATGCTTCAACTATAGCCATGTCTAGAGAGGAAAGCAAGGTCTACGATTATATTATTGTAACAGAAGGTGAAGAGTATAAAGGCATTGTTCCTATTGCATGTCTATTAAATGCTTTTACTACAATAAAATATATAGGATAACTTTATTTTCTACAACCAATCACTGGATATTAGATATTATTGGATATTATAGATAAAGAAGCTTCTTAACAAATCATCTAACTTGTTAATCAGCTTCTTCCTTAATTTATAGATTATCATCATCTCATTTTACAGCTTATTGTACAAAAAATTTATATCCTAGCCAAAAGGTCAGCTGTAGGTGATTTTTTTCCTTCTTCTTGAGGAATCTTTATTCCTTGAAATTTACTGTAATTTGCTTGTACTCCCTCATCTAGATCAATCTGTATTTTCTGATTCGCTACATGAGCCATTACTTGATCATACATACAACACTGCATTATTTGTTTATTTATATTGTCTTTTCTTTTAAGGGTAGCAGCCTTTTCTTTTATTGATAGCTCAGATGCAAGAAGGAGGTCTAATCGCTTTACCTCCGCTTCATATTTTTTTTGCAATTTATGAAGATAATCTGTTCTTACCCTTGCTACCGTTGAAATGTCATACCGATGCATATAAATAAGTGCCTTAAAACCATTTTCTTTTCCACTATCAAATAACCAGTAAATAGGACGCTTATTGTAGGTTTTTATATGATCGTTGTAAAAATCTTTTAAGAAGTATCTTCTTATAACTTGTCTTGATGTCTCATTAGGTTTCTTACCTAAGGTTTCAGCCAGGTAGTTCAGGTTTTCTTCTAATGCTTCTTCCCCAAAGCTTACTTTTATAAACGCTACAAATCTGTTTAATAGGTCATCTTCAAAATAATCCTCATCTGCTACTAAAATAATGTTGTCCTTAGTTACATCTATCGATGACCTTCTCCAGCCTTGACTGGTATGAATTTTTACTTCTCTCTCTTCTACCTTAAATTTATCATTAAATTCTCCTCCTGCGTAAATCAAACCCTCTTCATCTAAGGAATAGCGACCAAACATACAGCCTACTGCATAGGAAATAAAAGATTTCATATCCTCTTCTCTATCTGCCCTTCTTATGGTAATATCCTGAGCCTTCACTTCTGGTGAAAATTCATCTTTCAAGTCATAAGCTTCAATAAATATTCTATTTAATTCTTCTTCATATGATTTTAATTCATCAAATCGTCTATTTGTATCCTCTATCCATTCCTCAAAAGCATTTTCTATCTTATTTGCTTGCTGATTACTTTTTATTGCTGCATAACTTAATAAGGGATGGTGGTTAAAGTCCCATGAGGTCTCATAGAAATCCCAGTCTTTTTGGGCGATTTCAATACATTTAGAAACCAATACTTTGATAGATTGAATTTTTTCCTTTTCTAAGATTACAGGAATATTTTTTATATCTCCTACTTGTATATTGATGGTGGGATTTAAAATATCTATGTAATGCTTTGATAACTTAGAAGCCATCAAACCTAAAATATAAAATAACTTTTCTCCTTCAATAAAGATCATTGATCCAGCAACATCAAAAATAAATCCATTTGGTGTAAATCTAGGCCCTAAATCTTTTCCGATAAATGTATAAGTAATTCCTTGTTTAAAATAAAATTTTTCATTTTTTATCGTTCTGGAATAACTACCATATAATTTTTTTGCATATTCTTTTACTTCTTCTCCATGATTTGCCCAATTAATTACAAACTCATTATTTCCGTACCACTTTCTGTAGCCCCCACCCTTATTATAAGGTACCCACTTCAGGGGAAAATCTTCTAAAAGCATTGAAGGAAATTGTATCTTACAAACACTGACTTCATACCATAACCTAAGAAATCTATTGTTATCAGATGTTGCCATACCTTGGCGAGGTTTTGCGATTTCTTCTAATTTCCTTCCTTTCAAAAATGTTTTTATTGTTTTTTCGCTAGCCCAAAAAGCTATCTTATTATCTGGTATGCTTTTAAACAAATCAGTATTCAGCACATGAAGATTCTTGGAAAAACTTTTCTTTATCCTTTCTGTCTTTTCTTCCTTTTGGAATGCATCAAAATCCTTATCTAATTTTAAGAAGCTTGTGTTATACTTATTATCATCTTTCCTTATAACAAAAGTACTAATAGCCACAGATGCATCCTTAAACCCATCATCTGGCAGCTGTATTAAACTGGTTAATTGATAATTATTTATAATCAGTTCCCTTAAATTTTTATAGGATGAAATGTATTGCCATACATTTGGTGTCATTAAACCCATAAAACCTGATGCTTTTGTATAATCTATATTTTTAACAATAAAAACTGAAAAAAGATCATACTTATATGCTTGAAAATGATCTTCTATATACTTTTTAAGTTTATCATTTAGCCTCCTTAGTCCGCTATAGGGAGGATTTGCCACCACTACATCATACTTTTCACTCATGATCTTAGCCTGTTTAATAAGTCTTGGAAATTTTTCTAGAATGATTCCTCTATACTGCATATAAAACAGATCTATGATTTCGCCTTTTTTCATCTCTTCTAGTATATTTTCAATGGCATGAAAATCTATTGTCTTCACGTCTAATATAGAACCATAGTCTTTTGCATCCTGAAAGGTTTTTAACAAATATTCAGCATCCTTCTTGTATTGTTGCTTGTCTTCTGTTTGTTGTAAATGCAAGTCACTCCTATCAAAATATTCTATGACTTCCTTAGGAATATCATTACTTTCTTGAATAGAACAGATATTTAAATCAATCTTTTTTCTAAAAATCCTTCTATTCTTACTTCTAGCCTTCATCAACAATGCAAAGGCGGCCAACTGTCCTGCCCGATCGTCTATATCTAGTCCATATAAATTTTTCTCTAAAATCAATTGAGGAATGTCTCTTTCGGAATAATTAGCCTTTAAATAGATATCGTATAATACATCAAAGGCATAAACTAAGATATGTCCACTGCCCATAGCAGGGTCCAATACTTTTATTTCCTCTGGGTTCAAATTAGGATTTTTAAGTACATCTAACTTTTTTTGTACCTCTGGGTCCTGGGAAGCCTCTTTTAAGTAAAATTTCCACTGGGATTCTAATGCTTCATCTGGATGAGATTCTAGCCAAAGCTTTCCTAAAGAGTTTTCTACCATGTATTTTACAATCCACTTTGGTGTAAATAATTGGGTAGCAGCTGGGATATTCTCCTTTGTAATTTTCTTATTCTTCTTTAAATCTGCAAATACTTCATCCTTCTTCTCCGAAATATAGTATTGATACAACCACCCGATGATCTCTACTTGGTCTTTATAATCTTCTTCATCAATAGATTCTACTAAATCTCTAACTACAGAACCTTTTGTCAATAAGTAGTCCGGCAAGAGAAGTTCTGTATCATCAGCTATTTTTTCAAATACCATGGGCATAATCTCACCCAGCTGATTGCACTGTTTAATAAGAAGGTATTTGTATAAGTCCTCTGCATCATTTGCATCCATGAGTTTATAAACCAGCTCTTGATCAAGATCCAACTCTGTGTTTAGAGCTTCCTTTAGAATATCTGGCTCCCCTCTTCCCTCCGAAGAGGACAAAACCCTTACATCTAAGTACCCATTGATCTCCATAAAACGAAGAGCAATAAAACGATTAAACCATGTATAAGCTACCTCCTCCATAACCTGTTGGAATCCTTTTTCCTTGATCTTAGCTATTAATTTTTCCCTTTGTTTTTCTTCATATTTTTTATAAACTTTACTATTTTCTAGACCCTTGATTCTAAAACCACCTTCAAAGGCCTCAATACCCTTGATTCCATTCTCAGCAATCCCTAGCTCATAAGCTTTTTGGATGATATTCTCAATCAACTTCTTCCTTGCCCTAACAGCAAAGTTTCTAATAGCAGTTTTGTTCATATATCCTTACTCCTCTTGATCTTCAGATTCATTTTCATTGTCTTTGTCGTGATGTCTTATTCATCCTGCTTTCATTTATAGGTTCATTATATCATTTTATATTAGTCATTGTTTTATAATTTCATATCCCCCAACTCTAAAAAGCATAATTTCACCAGCTTACTCAGGAAGTCTCTTGATTTTTTACTACTGTTATTTAATTTTTAAATTTACATTCTACTGTAGTTCTATTAAAGGAATCAATTTCTTTTTCTCTTTCATCAATTTCAATTAGATTTACATTCTACTGTAGTTCTATTAAAGGTAACGCCTCCTAGCTACCGAAGTAGTTTTACTACCGAATTTACATTCTACTGTAGTTCTATTAAAGGCCAGTAATCCTTGTTCAATGATCCCATTGGTTTCAAATTTACATTCTACTGTAGTTCTATTAAAGGTGTAGCAGGGCGCAGGATGAAATCAGAGATCTAGCAATTTACATTCTACTGTAGTTCTATTAAAGGTAAAAGGTCAGATGTTTATGATGTTATTTCAAATGATATTTACATTCTACTGTAGTTCTATTAAAGGAAGAGAGGTAACAAAGATGATAGAATTCTTTAAAAATATTTACATTCTACTGTAGTTCTATTAAAGGGTTAAAGCTTTTCTTATTCTCTTCTCCGTCTTAATATTTACATTCTACTGTAGTTCTATTAAAGGATGGTTGGAAAAGTCGGTAGCTTTTGGTTATATAGTTATTTACATTCTACTGTAGTTCTATTAAAGGCAATACATCTGTAAAACGTATATCTTGGGATTATTATTTACATTCTACTGTAGTTCTATTAAAGGCCTGCAACTAATGTAGCTAGTAACTATACAACTCAATTTACATTCTACTATAGTTCTATTAAAGGATTGTTCGCTTTTAAAGTACGCACTAATCTTAATGAATTTACATTCTACTGTAGTTCTATTAAAGGTAGTCCTTCCTGTGGTCGTTAATTGATCAATGTCAACATTTACATTCTACTGTAGTTCTATTAAAGGTGCTACTTGCTGCTCTCTATTAGCGTTTTTATTTCTATTTACATTCTACTGTAGTTCTATTAAAGGCCTACCCTGACGCTACAACAGCCAATGGGAAAGTTAATTTACATTCTACTGTAGTTCTATTAAAGGGGAACTTTAACCAGGCCGCGCCTTACGAAATACAAATATTTACATTCTACTGTAGTTCTATTAAAGGAGCAAGCTATGAGAGGGGTGAATATTGCCCTCCAAACATTTACATTCTACTGTAGTTCTATTAAAGGCCTTCGCTAATACTTGCCTGGTCCCCCCTGGACTACATTTACATTCTACTGTAGTTCTATTAAAGGACATTCTGGTGATTATGAAGGTCAACCTGTAGAATCATTTACATTCTACTGTAGTTCTATTAAAGGTCTTCACCGGCAATGGAGTTTATTAAGGTCATTAGTATTTACATTCTACTGTAGTTCTATTAAAGGCAATCTTTCCCTGACACAATCCCCTTATGTTTGCCTAATTTACATTCTACTGTAGTTCTATTAAAGGTATCTAACTTTTTCATTCGCTGAAGTTCCATAAACTCATTTACATTCTACTGTAGTTCTATTAAAGGGAAAAGATATTTGCTCTGGACTAGTCCACGTGATGGTATTTACATTCTACTGTAGTTCTATTAAAGGATGATCAAGTTCAGCATTAGCCATGTCCCATACTTCAATTTACATTCTACTGTAGTTCTATTAAAGGTGTGCAACAAGCACCTTGAAACAGGTGTTATTTTTAATTTACATTCTACTGTAGTTCTATTAAAGGTAACTTTCTGATATCAAAGCTTTGCTTAACAATCTTTATTTACATTCTACTGTAGTTCTATTAAAGGTTGTAGAGGCCTTCGCCAGCTACTTCCCTTATACGCATTTACATTCTACTGTAGTTCTATTAAAGGTTTGTGTAGATCGTCCCGGGGCTGTACCCCTATGGCCATTTACATTCTACTGTAGTTCTATTAAAGGGTGAAGCTGGGGAAGTACAAAACGCTATTAAAAAAAATTTACATTCTACTGTAGTTCTATTAAAGGATACTTCCCTGGCGCAGCTGTTCGGCTAGTATCTGCATTTACATTCTACTGTAGTTCTATTAAAGGGAAAAGCGCAGCCATTACCAGGAACTAGATAAAACAATTTACATTCTACTGTAGTTCTATTAAAGGTAGAATACCGGATGAAATACCGAACTTACTTGTACTATTTACATTCTACTGTAGTTCTATTAAAGGTATTGCTAAAGCCTGTGGTGCTACTGCTCTAACTGTATTTACATTCTACTGTAGTTCTATTAAAGGATGTACTCAAATACTAAAAAAAAGAGTTCGTAAAGAAATTTACATTCTACTGTAGTTCTATTAAAGGTACAGTTTCTGCATTTTTAGCAATTGCAAAAGCCTGATTTACATTCTACTGTAGTTCTATTAAAGGTTATTGCTAATAATGATTGTGTTTTAGATTTTACACCATTTACATTCTACTGTAGTTCTATTAAAGGGGTAACCGTAGGCGCGAAACTCATAAGGTAAATCTTATTTACATTCTACTGTAGTTCTATTAAAGGGATTTCATTTAGCAGAAAGTAGATCTGCAAATTACACATTTACATTCTACTGTAGTTCTATTAAAGGTAACCAAAAAAGATGAAAAAGACGTAGAAAAAAGAAATTTACATTCTACTGTAGTTCTATTAAAGGTTGAAAGAGTAAATTTTAGTGTTGTTACCGCTGCAGCATTTACATTCTACTGTAGTTCTATTAAAGGTTAACAATTCATCATAGGCTAGCTTGTGTTCATTTTCATTTACATTCTACTGTAGTTCTATTAAAGGTACATAGTTTTTTAATTATGCGAAGGGGTGATTTTAATTTACATTCTACTGTAGTTCTATTAAAGGATAATCCCATATATCTTTTTCCAACCAAACAGCCAAATTTACATTCTACTGTAGTTCTATTAAAGGTACATCTCAATTTTTACTCCTACATATTTCTTCTCTATTTACATTCTACTGTAGTTCTATTAAAGGGCTAAAACAAAAATGGCTTTAATGCGAGCCGAAATTAATTTACATTCTACTGTAGTTCTATTAAAGGCAGAAAAACCTAAAGAAGAAACTCCAATAGTGACGCATTTACATTCTACTGTAGTTCTATTAAAGGGCCAAAATAGAAATATCAAAGTCTAGGATCAGAGAAATTTACATTCTACTGTAGTTCTATTAAAGGTATCCAAGGCAATACTTCATATATCCGCTCTACCACAATTTACATTCTACTGTAGTTCTATTAAAGGCAAGGAGTTTACTTCTTTCAAAATCAATTTCATCTACATTTACATTCTACTGTAGTTCTATTAAAGGCTACACAGGAGAAGCACAAAGTTTTACAGTGCCAAGATTTACATTCTACTGTAGTTCTATTAAAGGAGGGCGTTAGCAGCTGCGCCCATTTGGTCGATACTGATTTACATTCTACTGTAGTTCTATTAAAGGACAGGGTGCCTTACCATCCCCCAGGCCTGTTATTCCATTTACATTCTACTGTAGTTCTATTAAAGGCACAACAAATATGGCTTGCCGATGATAATACGCAAATTTACATTCTACTGTAGTTCTATTAAAGGTTGAACAAGAATTAATTGGTTTTCTAGTAAAAATTATTTACATTCTACTGTAGTTCTATTAAAGGTTCTTTTCTAACTTGCAACAACAAACCCATTAACGCATTTACATTCTACTGTAGTTCTATTAAAGGTGTACAGAAGTCCTAAAAAAGAGAGTTAGAAAAGAACCTATTTACATTCTACTGTAGTTCTATTAAAGGCATTGAAATGCCCGTAGGAGAGTTTAAACTTTCCTTTATTTACATTCTACTGTAGTTCTATTAAAGGGAACCACCAGAAGGTTATTATTTAGCCTTTAGCGGATTTACATTCTACTGTAGTTCTATTAAAGGTCTTTTAATTCGGAACAACAATATCTAACAATTCTAGTATTTACATTCTACTGTAGTTCTATTAAAGGTGCATCTACAGGCCATATGATTACACCTTTGATGTATATTTACATTCTACTGTAGTTCTATTAAAGGTCAGCATTACACATGCATGGACTGTGGAGAGCAGAATTTACATTCTACTGTAGTTCTATTAAAGGGGTAAAACTACTACGGCAGTATTAACCCGCTTTTTATATTTACATTCTACTGTAGTTCTATTAAAGGTACTGTAGTCCCTGCGGCAGCTGTAGAGCCTCCTGCATTTACATTCTACTGTAGTTCTATTAAAGGCATCATTATCTTTTGCTTTTACATGTATATTCCCTACATTTACATTCTACTGTAGTTCTATTAAAGGATATTTTTTACCCCGGTTTGGGCAAGCTTTTAACCTATTTACATTCTACTGTAGTTCTATTAAAGGAAATATTCAAAAATTTTCCATGCTTTTTCTTTATCTATTTACATTCTACTGTAGTTCTATTAAAGGCCACCTATGCCGGCATTCTCTCAGGAATTAAAAAGATTTACATTCTACTGTAGTTCTATTAAAGGCTTTAGTAGAAGCGTTAAGTTAGGAGGGATGTTAAAATTTACATTCTACTGTAGTTCTATTAAAGGGTAAACGTCCTGTATTAGCGTATAACGGTCGAAAGGATTTACATTCTACTGTAGTTCTATTAAAGGCATGTCCCAGTCCCCAGTCATGAGTCCTGTTATAGTTATTTACATTCTACTGTAGTTCTATTAAAGGGATACGCCATACTTTTGCAACACATCTATTGAACAAATTTACATTCTACTGTAGTTCTATTAAAGGTGAAGCCATAGCTCAAGCATGGGGGAATATAGATTTATTTACATTCTACTGTAGTTCTATTAAAGGTAATCTAATGATACTAAAAAATACTCTGCTATATTCATTTACATTCTACTGTAGTTCTATTAAAGGTAATTAAAGCTATAGGTGTTATAGCAGGTATAATAGCATTTACATTCTACTGTAGTTCTATTAAAGGTTAATTTTTCGCAACAATACCTAGCTAATCTAGTAGGATTTACATTCTACTGTAGTTCTATTAAAGGGGATAATCCACCTTTATATGCTGTTCTCGTTACAAGATTTACATTCTACTGTAGTTCTATTAAAGGCGTTCATGTTGTCCTGGATAATTAAGTCCTTACTTATATTTACATTCTACTGTAGTTCTATTAAAGGCATACGATCGTAAATGCAGTGAATGATTATGTTAATAAATTTACATTCTACTGTAGTTCTATTAAAGGGTATTATTCTATAGTTTCTAGAATTACCTCTACCATATTTACATTCTACTGTAGTTCTATTAAAGGCACACCACTGAAGAGCATAAGGTAAAACTTAAGGATGATTTACATTCTACTGTAGTTCTATTAAAGGGCGTTCATTTCAAAGCACTTGTACTACTAGTTTGTAGTCTTACTTTCTGTCTATATATGATTTAAAAGTCCCTCTGAATCATATAAAACATGCTTTTTCTCTAAAAAATCCTTTCCGTATAGGGCGTAGTAAACTTTGTCGATATCCATCTATTTATACATTACTACAGGTCGACAGATTATCATTTAAAAAAAATTAGATGTCTTATCATCTTTTAATCCTAAAAACTCCTTAGTTAACCATTTTTCATCCCTACTCTCAAATATTACAAGAGAATCTTTATGATCCCGTATATACTGACCTAGTTCTTTTTTTAACTTCATTAAATTTAATTCTGTTAAATTTCCCTCAAATACAGATTTTTGTATATGAGTTAAATATCGCTTACATATTTTAAAGGTATTTCTCTGCACTTTAGCACCATCTTTATCCATCATTATATCATACATTAAAACTACGTACATACCATCACCACCAAATTTTAAATCCATTATACCTTTTTTCTTCAATTATATCCTTTATAAGCTTATAGCACTCAAGCCTGATAAGATATCTATAGGATACCTCTCTTCCTAGATCCCTGTGGTTAATAGTTTGCTTAAGTCGCCGATCATACTCTAAGAGTATCTTTTTTTTCCCACTTTCTTTTAAGTATAGGAAGTTAGATTCTTTTTCAAAGTCCTCTTCAGTAATTTGATTTTTATTAAGCAATGAAAATATCATTCTTTCTCCAATTAAGGGTTTAAATATTTCTGATATATCTAACGATAGCGAAAATCTCTTGCTTCCTGGTTCATGTAAGAAACTTATTGTAGGATTTAACTGAGTTTTGTATATTTCAGAAAGAACAGTTGTGTATATAAGACTATTTACAAATGAAATCAGGGAATTTATCATGTTATCAGGTGGTCTTTTCACTCTTTTTTCGAAAGCTATATCTTGTTTTATAATGCTGTTCCATGTGGCATAGTATGTTTTTCTTATATTGCCCTCTATTCCCATAAGTTGGTGTATATTTGTTCCAAAATCTAGCTTATTCATTAAACTTTCTATTTCTTTCACAGGATTGTCCAAGTCAATACCTCTACGGTTATAGTATCTCAAATTTCTGTAGATATTGTATGAAGCCGATTTCAATATCTCTTTGGCAATTCTTACTCGTTCCTGTTGATCGTCATATTTTTTCACTTGATTTACTAGCAAATAGCCACTCACATTGCTTTCTCTAGGATAAAAGCTGCCGCTATAAAAGCCATAGTAGTTAAATATATGCATTGTTATCTTCTGTTGAGATAAAAAATTTAATAGCTTAGTATTCATCTGGACTTCTCCAAATAGATAAATCTCATCTGTGACTTCAGCCTTTAGATTTTTCTTTTCTCCTTCTAAGGTTGTTATAATAATGTTATTATCTTTTCTTTTTAAGTCGCCATCTTTAAAAATATAAAAAGTCTCTCCCATATCCTCCTCCTATATGTAGCAAAGTTCATAGTAAGCACATTTTTTACATATAGCTTTTTTGCTGATTGCTGGTGGTAACTTTGATGACCTTATTTTTTCTATCTCCTCTAGAATTTTTTGCAGTTCTTTTTCATCTTGCTTGTCTAAAAATACATCTTCTCTTTTTCTTAAAAGAGGATAATCTAGTATACCTTTTTCTATATCAACACCTTTTTGTTTCAATAGCCATATGTAGTATTTTAATTGCCATTTAGATGCATCCTCTATTTTCCTTGATTTCTTAACCTCATGTATAACTTTCCAGTCTTTGAGAAAATCTATATTGATGTTTTCATCAATTAGAATATTTTTCTTTTCTCTTTTGTAGGATGTTTCATCTATCAATTTTCCCATACTTACTAAGTCACTACCTTGTTCCATATTAAGATCATTCATAAAAAACCATAACTTTCTATGACAAACAAAGTAGTAATAAATCATAACACCAGTTACTTTTTCCATATTTACCGCCCTGCCTGATAGAAAAATTTCTATATAAAGTAATCTATAGAGTCTTCTTTAAGGCTCTCCTTTTCAACATACTCCACTCCAATTCTACTTGAGTACTTACAGTTTAGTATAGGAATGGTTTCATATCTGTTGAGTTTTATACTTTCTATAAGGTTTCCTTTAGTTTTATAATACGGCACACTTAAAGTAAAATCCATCAATTTACTTCGGACTATGATTTTTTTACTTTTTAGCGCTCCTCTTTCCTCGTTACTCATAGCTTTATCATATTCTTTCGATAAAATATTAGTATAATTACTAATTTCTTGGCGATTTTTATTATATACTTCTTCCGGAATAACTGTCGTAGAATTAATATTTCTAAATATTTTTTTCACTTCATTTTTACACTTTTCATGATCCTCTATACTTTTTACATAATCGATATTCGCTTTTATTAGTTTGTAATATTTAGTATTCTTTAAGTTTTCAGTAGTGTAGAGCTTGCTTACTAGCTTCATCTTGTCTTCTTCTTTTA includes:
- the pglX gene encoding BREX-1 system adenine-specific DNA-methyltransferase PglX, whose translation is MNKTAIRNFAVRARKKLIENIIQKAYELGIAENGIKGIEAFEGGFRIKGLENSKVYKKYEEKQREKLIAKIKEKGFQQVMEEVAYTWFNRFIALRFMEINGYLDVRVLSSSEGRGEPDILKEALNTELDLDQELVYKLMDANDAEDLYKYLLIKQCNQLGEIMPMVFEKIADDTELLLPDYLLTKGSVVRDLVESIDEEDYKDQVEIIGWLYQYYISEKKDEVFADLKKNKKITKENIPAATQLFTPKWIVKYMVENSLGKLWLESHPDEALESQWKFYLKEASQDPEVQKKLDVLKNPNLNPEEIKVLDPAMGSGHILVYAFDVLYDIYLKANYSERDIPQLILEKNLYGLDIDDRAGQLAAFALLMKARSKNRRIFRKKIDLNICSIQESNDIPKEVIEYFDRSDLHLQQTEDKQQYKKDAEYLLKTFQDAKDYGSILDVKTIDFHAIENILEEMKKGEIIDLFYMQYRGIILEKFPRLIKQAKIMSEKYDVVVANPPYSGLRRLNDKLKKYIEDHFQAYKYDLFSVFIVKNIDYTKASGFMGLMTPNVWQYISSYKNLRELIINNYQLTSLIQLPDDGFKDASVAISTFVIRKDDNKYNTSFLKLDKDFDAFQKEEKTERIKKSFSKNLHVLNTDLFKSIPDNKIAFWASEKTIKTFLKGRKLEEIAKPRQGMATSDNNRFLRLWYEVSVCKIQFPSMLLEDFPLKWVPYNKGGGYRKWYGNNEFVINWANHGEEVKEYAKKLYGSYSRTIKNEKFYFKQGITYTFIGKDLGPRFTPNGFIFDVAGSMIFIEGEKLFYILGLMASKLSKHYIDILNPTINIQVGDIKNIPVILEKEKIQSIKVLVSKCIEIAQKDWDFYETSWDFNHHPLLSYAAIKSNQQANKIENAFEEWIEDTNRRFDELKSYEEELNRIFIEAYDLKDEFSPEVKAQDITIRRADREEDMKSFISYAVGCMFGRYSLDEEGLIYAGGEFNDKFKVEEREVKIHTSQGWRRSSIDVTKDNIILVADEDYFEDDLLNRFVAFIKVSFGEEALEENLNYLAETLGKKPNETSRQVIRRYFLKDFYNDHIKTYNKRPIYWLFDSGKENGFKALIYMHRYDISTVARVRTDYLHKLQKKYEAEVKRLDLLLASELSIKEKAATLKRKDNINKQIMQCCMYDQVMAHVANQKIQIDLDEGVQANYSKFQGIKIPQEEGKKSPTADLLARI
- the cas2 gene encoding CRISPR-associated endonuclease Cas2, giving the protein MDLKFGGDGMYVVLMYDIMMDKDGAKVQRNTFKICKRYLTHIQKSVFEGNLTELNLMKLKKELGQYIRDHKDSLVIFESRDEKWLTKEFLGLKDDKTSNFF
- the cas1b gene encoding type I-B CRISPR-associated endonuclease Cas1b, with amino-acid sequence MGETFYIFKDGDLKRKDNNIIITTLEGEKKNLKAEVTDEIYLFGEVQMNTKLLNFLSQQKITMHIFNYYGFYSGSFYPRESNVSGYLLVNQVKKYDDQQERVRIAKEILKSASYNIYRNLRYYNRRGIDLDNPVKEIESLMNKLDFGTNIHQLMGIEGNIRKTYYATWNSIIKQDIAFEKRVKRPPDNMINSLISFVNSLIYTTVLSEIYKTQLNPTISFLHEPGSKRFSLSLDISEIFKPLIGERMIFSLLNKNQITEEDFEKESNFLYLKESGKKKILLEYDRRLKQTINHRDLGREVSYRYLIRLECYKLIKDIIEEKRYNGFKIWW
- the cas4 gene encoding CRISPR-associated protein Cas4 codes for the protein MEKVTGVMIYYYFVCHRKLWFFMNDLNMEQGSDLVSMGKLIDETSYKREKKNILIDENINIDFLKDWKVIHEVKKSRKIEDASKWQLKYYIWLLKQKGVDIEKGILDYPLLRKREDVFLDKQDEKELQKILEEIEKIRSSKLPPAISKKAICKKCAYYELCYI